The Brasilonema sennae CENA114 genome includes a region encoding these proteins:
- a CDS encoding pentapeptide repeat-containing protein, translating into MAQNYRNAKLRGKSFKGQDLTGADFSYCDIRGADFTGATLRGANFSHAQAGLQRRWAFALVIFALLLSAVSGLLSAVGGSLLGFILVDGNRQNVYVTVISSIILLIFFLISMRQGVAAGCGFLAAAVIGCGLAAVVWAGIVAVAWIGTGTQTRVMELAAVVSVVVTGAVAVIVSATGLVLISGAAVVAGLIAGLLAVALTVSVAGAVAGVVVVGAVKIAGVVAAIPASVVAILTLVVSADVSSRGLYQDEKQSWISNLALGLVTKHATNFQESDLTDADFTQARLKNTTFKKSILARTCWFQAKKLNLADIRTTYLKDEKIRQLLVTKQLQNQNFDGWNLQGINLQGANIADASLVATVLNESNLQDADFSRANLTRAQLDRTDFRGATLTGAYIGNWGITPETKLDGVKCEYIFLCVPTKDNPNPHRLPSNWEETFEDGEFTQFTRTSSKFSTI; encoded by the coding sequence GTGGCTCAAAACTACCGTAATGCTAAGCTAAGAGGCAAATCCTTTAAAGGGCAAGACTTAACAGGCGCAGATTTTTCTTATTGCGATATCCGAGGTGCTGACTTTACAGGTGCGACACTCAGAGGAGCAAACTTCAGCCATGCGCAAGCAGGACTACAACGCCGTTGGGCATTTGCGTTAGTCATATTTGCGTTGCTGCTATCGGCAGTATCAGGATTGCTATCGGCTGTTGGTGGTTCGTTGCTAGGATTTATTCTAGTTGATGGCAACCGTCAAAATGTCTATGTTACTGTCATCAGTTCAATAATATTGTTAATATTTTTTCTCATCTCTATGCGCCAAGGAGTCGCAGCAGGCTGTGGGTTTTTGGCAGCGGCTGTTATAGGATGTGGGCTTGCAGCAGTCGTATGGGCTGGGATAGTGGCTGTAGCATGGATTGGGACAGGCACTCAGACACGGGTGATGGAATTGGCAGCTGTGGTATCGGTAGTCGTCACCGGGGCTGTGGCAGTTATAGTGTCTGCAACAGGGCTAGTGCTCATATCCGGGGCAGCGGTGGTGGCAGGACTTATCGCTGGGTTATTGGCAGTCGCGCTGACAGTCTCAGTCGCAGGGGCTGTAGCGGGAGTAGTAGTTGTAGGCGCTGTAAAGATAGCTGGTGTCGTCGCAGCAATACCAGCCTCTGTAGTAGCAATATTAACCTTAGTTGTGTCTGCTGATGTGAGTAGCCGTGGCTTATATCAAGATGAAAAGCAAAGCTGGATTAGCAATCTTGCTCTTGGTTTGGTGACAAAACACGCTACAAATTTTCAAGAAAGTGATTTGACAGATGCGGACTTTACGCAGGCAAGACTTAAAAACACTACCTTTAAAAAATCTATTTTGGCACGTACCTGTTGGTTTCAAGCGAAAAAGCTGAATCTGGCTGATATTAGGACAACTTATCTTAAGGATGAAAAGATCAGACAACTATTGGTGACAAAACAGTTACAAAACCAAAATTTTGATGGCTGGAATCTGCAAGGTATCAATTTGCAAGGAGCAAATATTGCAGATGCTAGCTTAGTTGCAACTGTGCTGAATGAGTCTAACTTACAAGATGCTGATTTTTCTAGAGCCAACCTGACAAGAGCACAATTAGATAGAACTGATTTTAGAGGTGCAACTCTTACAGGCGCATACATCGGGAACTGGGGCATCACACCGGAAACTAAGCTAGATGGGGTTAAGTGTGAGTATATTTTTCTGTGCGTACCCACAAAAGATAATCCTAATCCCCATCGTTTACCCAGCAACTGGGAAGAAACTTTTGAAGATGGGGAGTTTACTCAATTTACTCGCACATCATCAAAATTCTCAACAATTTAG
- a CDS encoding carboxymuconolactone decarboxylase family protein has product MTKLIEYEQASDEVRVVYDDIRATRKTDYINNFWKAIANHPPTLRRTWETLKEVMTSPGELDPLMRELIYIAVSVTNGCEYCIASHTAGAYAKGMSDVMFAELMGIIATANTTNRLANGYQIPLDEQFKT; this is encoded by the coding sequence ATGACCAAACTCATTGAATACGAACAAGCCAGTGACGAAGTGCGTGTCGTATATGACGACATCCGCGCCACTCGTAAGACTGATTACATTAACAATTTTTGGAAAGCGATCGCCAATCATCCCCCCACTCTACGGCGAACGTGGGAGACACTCAAAGAAGTGATGACTAGTCCCGGCGAACTCGATCCGTTGATGCGCGAACTGATTTATATTGCGGTGAGTGTGACAAATGGTTGTGAGTACTGCATCGCCTCGCATACAGCAGGGGCATATGCAAAAGGCATGAGCGATGTTATGTTCGCCGAACTTATGGGGATTATTGCTACAGCAAATACAACCAATCGCCTTGCCAATGGCTACCAAATTCCACTGGATGAGCAATTCAAGACGTAG
- a CDS encoding MFS transporter, whose product MNQSSTRNQPKSSTNIFQDKNFYIINLVTVVGILGGTLYNPALPTIQDKIFHVTPEEASWISTLFQLPGAVITPIFGILADVLGRKQVLIPSLLVFALGAGLSGWASNFTTNVTQQFRIHLGGRFVQGVGAASLEPLQLTVLSDLYQGRKLGAAMAFNAALIGMSGALFPLIGGILGQINWQYTFLPGLVAIPIAFLVLVTLRLPRRPQNTEKFQLKSYLQSTWNSINNRHVLGLLFAVMSLFLLQTLCLTYIPFLATKNFQTTDLQNGIILTSMSIALAFFAAQLGRLTQSLSEIKLIKLSFILFAVALLILPIIPNFWLIFIPMILLGAAQGIALPSSQALLGGLSAQDSRAGFMAVNTSIMSWGQTLGPFLGSLAITFWGLPAVFYSSAVFAVISFAVFNYFLTTKIFNFTAKTVQVELPVNTDETTLIPPQPASPTNIQTSIAQLLHVQTNRVFELPDNFQVINIGKSSNRIIPEVDLSDLPSSELVSRVHAQIRFDGNEYYIQDLNSSNGTYINNYPVIPGVWYKLKPGIRIDIGRRDTITFMFALDE is encoded by the coding sequence ATGAATCAGTCAAGCACAAGAAACCAACCGAAAAGTTCAACAAACATCTTCCAAGATAAAAATTTTTACATCATAAATCTTGTGACAGTGGTGGGAATTTTAGGGGGAACCCTCTATAACCCCGCACTACCAACCATACAAGACAAAATTTTTCATGTTACACCAGAGGAAGCTTCATGGATCTCGACACTTTTCCAGTTGCCCGGTGCGGTTATTACTCCAATATTTGGAATTTTAGCTGACGTTTTAGGCAGAAAGCAAGTCCTGATTCCTTCGCTGCTGGTGTTTGCCCTTGGTGCTGGGTTAAGCGGCTGGGCATCTAATTTCACGACCAATGTAACACAGCAATTTAGAATCCATTTAGGAGGGCGATTTGTACAGGGTGTTGGTGCTGCTAGCTTAGAACCGCTACAACTTACCGTTCTTAGCGATCTTTACCAAGGCAGAAAACTAGGCGCTGCAATGGCATTTAATGCCGCTTTGATTGGTATGAGTGGGGCACTTTTTCCGCTTATTGGTGGGATATTAGGCCAGATTAACTGGCAATATACGTTTTTACCAGGATTGGTTGCCATTCCAATAGCATTTTTGGTACTGGTGACACTAAGATTACCAAGAAGACCACAGAACACAGAGAAATTTCAACTCAAATCTTATCTACAAAGCACTTGGAACAGCATAAACAATCGTCACGTACTAGGGCTGTTGTTCGCAGTCATGTCTCTGTTCTTGCTGCAAACTTTATGTTTAACTTATATTCCATTCTTGGCGACAAAGAACTTCCAAACAACAGATTTGCAAAATGGGATTATCCTGACGAGTATGTCAATTGCGCTGGCGTTTTTCGCTGCTCAATTGGGACGCTTGACTCAAAGTCTTTCGGAAATTAAACTCATCAAACTTTCTTTTATTCTCTTTGCAGTTGCGCTGTTGATTCTTCCTATTATTCCTAACTTTTGGTTGATATTCATCCCAATGATTTTATTGGGTGCTGCTCAAGGTATCGCTCTTCCATCTTCCCAAGCACTGTTAGGAGGACTTTCTGCACAAGATTCTCGGGCTGGATTTATGGCGGTAAATACCTCTATTATGTCATGGGGACAAACACTTGGTCCGTTTCTTGGAAGTTTAGCCATCACATTTTGGGGACTACCAGCAGTCTTTTACTCCAGCGCCGTTTTTGCCGTTATTTCATTTGCAGTTTTCAATTATTTCCTAACAACTAAAATATTCAATTTCACTGCAAAAACCGTACAGGTCGAGCTTCCTGTAAACACCGATGAAACAACTTTAATTCCACCACAACCTGCATCTCCAACAAATATACAAACATCTATTGCACAGCTATTACATGTCCAAACTAACAGAGTCTTTGAATTGCCGGATAATTTTCAGGTCATTAATATCGGCAAGTCCAGCAATCGCATTATTCCCGAAGTGGATCTTTCAGATTTACCTAGTTCTGAACTTGTCTCACGTGTTCATGCCCAGATTCGTTTTGACGGAAACGAATACTATATCCAAGATCTGAACAGTTCAAACGGCACTTACATTAACAATTATCCAGTCATACCAGGTGTTTGGTACAAGTTAAAACCAGGTATTCGCATTGATATTGGGCGGCGAGACACGATAACATTCATGTTTGCGCTTGATGAGTAG
- a CDS encoding c-type heme family protein, whose protein sequence is MKIQNKVNLILIIVFIIGIFGSGIILENVFKKNAENEVSSQAEILMQIVNSVRKYTNDRVQPLLLPQLDTQQQFIAESIPSYSVREVFELFRKNKEYEKFVYKDATLNPTNLRDKADEFETKIVEDFIQKPDSKPRHDFRTFSGEKRFYIARPFKIEQQTCLRCHNTPEEAPKSQIATYGQEHGFGWKLNQIVAAQIVYVPASSILSKARSSWVQMMGVVAIIFTVILIVVNQLLKKTVLLRIKKIANVAEQVSVGDMNANFEKQSKDEVGDLAEAFNRMKYSLEMAMNMLNKNRN, encoded by the coding sequence ATGAAAATACAAAATAAGGTTAATCTCATCTTAATAATAGTTTTTATTATTGGTATTTTTGGTAGTGGAATAATTTTAGAAAATGTATTTAAAAAAAATGCAGAGAATGAGGTAAGTTCTCAAGCCGAGATTCTCATGCAAATTGTCAACTCAGTTAGAAAGTATACTAACGACCGTGTACAACCTTTACTATTACCGCAGTTAGATACTCAACAGCAGTTCATTGCAGAATCCATACCATCTTATTCCGTTAGAGAGGTGTTTGAACTTTTCCGTAAAAATAAAGAATACGAAAAATTTGTCTACAAAGACGCTACACTGAATCCAACAAATTTGCGAGATAAAGCTGACGAATTTGAAACTAAAATCGTTGAAGATTTTATTCAAAAGCCGGATTCAAAACCCCGACATGATTTCCGAACCTTCTCTGGAGAAAAACGATTTTATATCGCCCGACCTTTTAAAATAGAACAACAGACTTGTTTGCGCTGTCATAACACTCCTGAAGAAGCTCCAAAAAGTCAAATAGCAACCTACGGACAAGAGCATGGTTTTGGATGGAAGCTCAATCAAATTGTTGCAGCACAAATAGTTTATGTTCCAGCTTCAAGTATTTTGAGCAAAGCTCGTAGCTCATGGGTTCAGATGATGGGAGTTGTAGCGATTATTTTTACAGTTATCCTTATTGTCGTAAATCAGTTGTTGAAAAAGACTGTACTACTGCGTATTAAAAAAATTGCTAATGTGGCAGAACAAGTTAGCGTTGGTGATATGAATGCCAATTTTGAAAAACAATCTAAAGATGAAGTCGGAGATTTAGCAGAAGCGTTCAATCGAATGAAGTACAGTTTAGAAATGGCTATGAATATGTTAAATAAAAATCGTAATTAG
- a CDS encoding DUF3598 family protein, with the protein MRSQWESLLKNLGEWQGSFTRISPQGEILEDTPSVVSLEGLNNNQTIRQTIRLAQENEKAFEYSSLGRSVLFFENGAFSQGSTQLGPFSEFGAELGLIWQNRRLRLVQLFDKNLQLDKLTLIREHLAGTQPVQRPPLTVDDLLGEWQGEAVTIYPDWRSPQTNSTKMQLQLDGAGRLTQSLTFGERTITSTATVKDSIIHFNQDPQKQIQVLLLPDGASATSLLKLQLRQPLFLEVGWLIQPDLRQRMIRSYDDKGEWVTLTLVTEHRVNK; encoded by the coding sequence ATGCGATCGCAATGGGAATCTTTGCTGAAAAACCTCGGTGAATGGCAAGGTTCATTTACCCGTATCTCGCCTCAAGGTGAAATTCTAGAAGATACTCCCAGCGTAGTTTCCTTGGAAGGGTTAAACAACAACCAAACAATCCGCCAAACAATTCGCCTCGCTCAGGAAAATGAAAAAGCTTTTGAATACTCGTCCTTAGGACGTAGTGTGCTGTTTTTTGAAAATGGGGCGTTTTCTCAAGGTTCAACACAGCTTGGTCCATTTTCAGAATTTGGGGCAGAACTAGGTTTAATTTGGCAAAATCGTCGCTTACGTCTGGTTCAGTTATTTGACAAAAACCTCCAGCTAGACAAACTCACTCTGATTCGAGAACATCTGGCTGGAACCCAACCAGTACAACGTCCACCTTTAACAGTAGATGACCTTTTGGGAGAATGGCAGGGTGAAGCAGTGACAATATATCCAGATTGGCGTTCACCCCAAACTAACTCCACTAAAATGCAGCTACAACTTGATGGTGCTGGGCGATTAACGCAAAGCTTAACTTTTGGCGAACGCACAATCACTTCAACCGCGACTGTTAAAGACTCTATCATCCACTTCAACCAAGATCCTCAAAAGCAGATACAAGTCCTACTTCTACCTGATGGTGCTTCTGCAACCTCTTTACTCAAGTTGCAATTACGTCAACCACTTTTTCTTGAAGTCGGTTGGCTTATCCAACCAGACTTACGCCAACGAATGATTCGCAGCTACGACGACAAAGGTGAATGGGTTACGCTGACTTTGGTAACAGAACATAGAGTCAACAAGTAG
- a CDS encoding CHAT domain-containing protein produces the protein MMVAKNYYIYRIRVANDARVQVQKWNAQHESKGEPSGNLRYKEKQEEIKQLLQIVGNNELKNSKQARTLGEVLFEVLFDSTLRQDFVNFHFQVVQQEKQLLRVELDIDEQGMPELAALPWEFMCLPASANLGEIWIGTDPYLVFSRRRAQWNPAPPIQLERREKLRIALAIAAPKDLGTVEYQTVKSGLEDLAKEQSERIELLPIVNPATPNAIDALLEKQPHIFHFIGHGRLQDEDGEEVGQIALVKKVFNTASWVDAGGFAELLNRHRPGIVLLQACESAMSSTSQAFVSVASKIVQQNIPVVVAMQYEVSNLTASQFAYELYERLAQDSPVDIAAQNGRRTVALDTQYRKRDFATPVIFMRVQDGYLFKRQSAEDEIQGDKVSSESSQQPAAQGGTQITQNVQQYGDKSNNFGQASNFRIGDDYYQSESSKNKNYKK, from the coding sequence ATGATGGTTGCAAAAAATTACTATATTTACCGCATTCGTGTAGCTAATGACGCGCGTGTGCAGGTACAAAAATGGAATGCTCAACATGAATCTAAGGGTGAACCTTCTGGTAACCTGCGCTATAAGGAGAAGCAGGAAGAGATTAAACAGCTTTTACAGATTGTTGGTAACAATGAACTGAAGAACTCGAAGCAGGCACGTACCCTTGGGGAAGTATTGTTTGAAGTTCTTTTTGACAGTACACTGCGTCAGGATTTTGTGAATTTTCATTTCCAGGTAGTGCAACAGGAAAAGCAATTGCTACGGGTAGAATTAGATATTGACGAACAAGGAATGCCTGAATTGGCTGCGTTGCCTTGGGAGTTTATGTGTTTACCTGCAAGTGCAAATTTGGGTGAGATTTGGATTGGCACAGATCCTTACCTAGTGTTTTCCCGCCGCCGCGCTCAATGGAACCCAGCACCACCAATTCAGCTTGAGCGTCGGGAGAAATTAAGGATTGCATTGGCGATCGCCGCACCGAAGGATTTGGGTACAGTTGAGTATCAAACAGTAAAATCGGGACTGGAAGACTTAGCGAAGGAGCAATCTGAACGTATTGAGTTATTGCCAATTGTCAATCCAGCCACTCCTAATGCTATTGATGCTCTGTTAGAAAAACAGCCCCATATTTTCCACTTTATCGGTCATGGTCGTTTGCAAGATGAGGATGGGGAAGAAGTTGGACAAATTGCTTTAGTAAAAAAAGTATTTAACACAGCATCATGGGTAGATGCTGGAGGTTTTGCTGAGTTACTAAATCGACATCGCCCAGGTATTGTATTGTTGCAAGCTTGTGAAAGTGCAATGTCTTCTACATCACAAGCTTTTGTAAGTGTAGCTTCGAAAATTGTGCAGCAGAATATACCTGTAGTCGTGGCGATGCAATACGAAGTATCTAATTTAACGGCAAGTCAATTTGCTTACGAACTCTACGAGCGATTAGCCCAAGATAGTCCGGTAGATATTGCCGCACAAAATGGACGACGTACAGTTGCACTCGATACACAGTATCGCAAACGCGATTTTGCTACCCCTGTCATCTTCATGCGTGTGCAGGATGGGTATTTATTTAAACGTCAGAGTGCGGAAGATGAGATACAGGGTGATAAGGTTTCAAGCGAATCTAGCCAACAGCCTGCTGCACAAGGCGGAACTCAGATTACCCAAAATGTGCAGCAGTATGGAGATAAAAGCAATAACTTTGGTCAAGCCAGTAATTTTAGGATAGGAGATGATTATTATCAGTCAGAATCATCTAAAAACAAGAATTATAAAAAATAA
- a CDS encoding caspase family protein, with amino-acid sequence MCPLGISSSGSSDSTTILKTGEAKLWILLVGVNEYQDQTLPSLRYPALDCQGLGEALSKATQGFPNKEVIVHHDFAAQAPTLQKIRGSLQKIVSQSKSQDTILLYFSGHGMLEPNTQQSVLCLADTHKDNLLGTGLGMQNLLQMLGTSSANQQLLCLDTCHSGDLKLLGGNRGTARDGDVPNTSLTPTTQVMMNALRQRAAQSKGFCALLSCDQGQKSWEFPELGHGVFTYYLMRGILGEAADSSGMIEADGLYKYVYRKTQQYIDKLNQQLRLINQQKLNRGERQLYPEYPQQTPKRIVEGVGELIVGFKPTKVESYKQRRAVVLDGLSNSKTTIELSRLFAGAGGFEVEYLPGQGKSLSEIRRTIQELTRWHNHSEIKPFLLSKIVNIPTCLLYLRGRIEEIEHEEAWLVLSDGTRLSRSSLRQELRRAQKTQQIIILDFIISDSSEATSVENWIEDLQCDTEYGQCLIAAATLAKQPELFSQTLLETLVAANSQAGLSIVKWIAQLQTFFQSQGINLHVWLSGTQAVIDILPGNIATIFQDLQKPKETENEKNKQEDDACVLLNKPDFKWQHNENLFSNPPSRIPSLSSPEHSQTQKSFSRSNSDVRVSATKQSQLNFLPGIDANFITKCERELAYSIGPIAKFVVKDILQSHPQISLTEFISKLAKNIPETKQALEFERRMLSQ; translated from the coding sequence ATGTGCCCCCTCGGTATTAGTTCTAGTGGTTCTAGTGACTCAACTACTATATTGAAAACAGGAGAAGCCAAGCTTTGGATTCTCTTGGTAGGCGTTAACGAATACCAAGATCAAACCTTGCCTTCTTTGCGCTACCCAGCGTTAGATTGCCAAGGGTTAGGAGAAGCGCTTAGCAAAGCCACCCAGGGATTTCCTAATAAAGAAGTGATTGTTCATCACGATTTTGCAGCACAAGCTCCTACCTTGCAAAAGATTCGTGGGAGCCTGCAAAAAATTGTTTCACAATCGAAATCCCAGGATACCATCCTGTTATATTTCTCAGGGCATGGAATGTTAGAGCCTAATACTCAGCAGTCTGTCCTGTGTTTGGCAGATACCCATAAAGATAACTTGCTGGGTACAGGCTTAGGTATGCAAAATCTGTTGCAGATGTTAGGGACTAGTTCCGCTAATCAACAGTTACTTTGTTTAGATACCTGTCATAGCGGTGACTTGAAGTTGTTGGGGGGAAACCGTGGTACCGCCAGAGATGGAGATGTCCCTAATACTTCACTCACTCCTACAACGCAAGTAATGATGAATGCCTTGAGACAACGTGCTGCTCAAAGTAAGGGATTTTGTGCCTTGCTATCTTGTGATCAAGGACAAAAGTCTTGGGAGTTTCCGGAATTAGGACATGGAGTATTCACTTACTATTTAATGCGGGGAATTTTGGGTGAGGCTGCTGATTCATCTGGAATGATTGAAGCAGACGGACTTTACAAATATGTTTACCGCAAGACCCAGCAATATATAGATAAATTAAATCAGCAACTGCGTTTGATTAATCAACAAAAACTCAACCGTGGAGAGCGTCAATTATATCCAGAATATCCTCAGCAAACACCTAAACGAATTGTAGAAGGAGTAGGAGAATTAATTGTTGGATTCAAGCCAACAAAAGTTGAATCTTACAAGCAGCGACGTGCGGTTGTACTCGATGGACTTTCTAACAGCAAAACAACTATTGAGTTGAGTCGATTATTTGCTGGTGCTGGCGGTTTTGAAGTTGAGTATCTTCCAGGACAAGGTAAAAGTTTGTCAGAGATACGGAGAACTATTCAAGAATTGACTCGTTGGCATAATCATTCAGAAATAAAACCTTTTTTACTGTCTAAAATCGTCAATATACCAACATGCTTATTATATTTGCGCGGGCGCATCGAAGAAATTGAACACGAAGAAGCCTGGTTAGTTTTGAGTGATGGAACACGCTTGAGTCGTTCTTCCTTAAGACAAGAATTGCGCCGTGCTCAAAAAACTCAACAAATCATTATCTTAGATTTCATTATTTCAGATTCTTCTGAAGCTACTTCTGTGGAGAATTGGATAGAAGATTTGCAATGTGACACAGAGTATGGACAATGTTTAATAGCTGCTGCAACACTGGCTAAGCAACCAGAGTTATTTTCTCAAACGCTTCTAGAAACCCTTGTTGCAGCAAATTCGCAAGCTGGCTTATCAATTGTTAAATGGATTGCTCAATTACAAACCTTTTTCCAAAGTCAAGGTATTAATCTGCATGTTTGGCTATCAGGTACACAAGCAGTTATAGATATTTTACCTGGTAATATTGCCACGATTTTTCAAGATTTGCAGAAGCCAAAAGAAACTGAAAATGAGAAAAACAAACAGGAAGATGATGCTTGCGTGTTGCTGAACAAGCCTGACTTCAAATGGCAACACAACGAAAATTTATTCTCCAATCCACCTTCTCGAATTCCTTCCTTATCTTCACCAGAGCATTCACAAACGCAGAAGTCTTTTTCTCGTTCTAATTCTGATGTTCGTGTTTCAGCAACCAAACAATCCCAGCTAAATTTCCTTCCCGGTATTGATGCCAACTTTATTACCAAATGCGAGCGTGAGTTGGCTTATTCAATTGGTCCAATTGCTAAATTTGTCGTGAAAGATATTCTACAATCTCACCCGCAGATTTCCTTAACGGAGTTTATCAGTAAATTAGCGAAGAACATTCCCGAAACCAAACAAGCTTTAGAGTTTGAGCGGCGTATGCTCAGTCAATAG
- a CDS encoding phosphate/phosphite/phosphonate ABC transporter substrate-binding protein — protein MSSQLSRRLFLLQTLLLFTACAAEETSNQELELVIGMISYGDGKQTLERFVRFREYLGAKTKAIIQLEPTLNENIALERIQRGAWSLVFAPPGLAAIASANYQYSPIFSLENQDYPQAIFVVREDSLLRKLKDLQGKTIALGQPGSATGYYFPLRNLSGFTLTEILSAPTPKTVLELVAQGKAAAGAISSTEYNFYKTKLGAAKFRILFTDSQNVPSGSVLIGPNVEINRQQLIRNYMKDAPPNIVQDVGYVPNAEPPDYKNMISLIKQLKPIAERLNSKPVRLF, from the coding sequence ATGTCATCTCAACTTTCCCGACGTTTATTTCTTTTACAGACATTGCTTCTGTTCACCGCTTGTGCAGCAGAAGAAACATCAAATCAAGAACTTGAGTTAGTAATTGGCATGATTAGCTATGGAGATGGAAAACAAACGCTAGAACGATTTGTTCGCTTCCGTGAATATTTGGGTGCTAAGACGAAAGCAATTATTCAATTAGAGCCAACTTTGAATGAAAACATAGCCCTTGAGCGCATTCAGCGTGGTGCTTGGTCATTAGTTTTTGCTCCTCCAGGTTTGGCTGCAATTGCAAGTGCTAACTATCAATATTCACCAATTTTCAGTCTTGAAAACCAGGACTATCCACAAGCAATATTTGTTGTACGCGAAGACAGTCTTCTACGAAAATTAAAAGATTTACAGGGTAAGACAATTGCCTTAGGTCAACCAGGTTCCGCCACTGGATATTATTTCCCATTGCGTAATCTTTCCGGTTTCACATTGACAGAGATTTTATCTGCTCCTACACCAAAAACAGTGCTTGAATTGGTGGCACAAGGAAAGGCTGCGGCTGGCGCCATTTCGTCAACAGAATACAATTTTTATAAAACGAAATTAGGTGCAGCAAAATTTCGTATATTATTCACTGATTCTCAAAATGTTCCATCTGGTTCTGTTTTGATTGGGCCGAATGTCGAAATAAATCGTCAACAGTTGATTCGTAATTATATGAAAGATGCTCCTCCTAATATAGTTCAAGACGTTGGATATGTACCAAATGCAGAACCCCCTGACTATAAAAATATGATTTCTTTAATTAAGCAGCTAAAACCTATTGCTGAGCGTCTTAATTCCAAACCTGTTCGTCTATTTTGA
- the def gene encoding peptide deformylase: MPIEIAVEKKKLQNPPLELHYLGDRVLRQATKRVSKVDEEIRQVVREMLQTMYSKDGIGLAAPQVGVNKQLIVIDCEPDNPANPPLVLINPTITKVSREICMAQEGCLSIPGVYMDVKRPQVVEISYKDEHGRPRTLKAGDLLGRCIQHEMDHLNGVVFVDRVENSLALTQELSKHGFSHQAVKPIDRVVR, translated from the coding sequence ATGCCTATAGAAATCGCTGTTGAAAAGAAAAAGTTACAAAATCCGCCATTAGAACTTCATTATTTAGGCGATCGCGTTCTACGTCAAGCAACTAAGCGCGTATCTAAAGTTGATGAGGAAATTCGTCAAGTAGTACGCGAAATGCTACAAACTATGTACAGCAAGGATGGCATTGGTTTAGCTGCGCCTCAAGTAGGAGTTAACAAACAACTCATTGTCATCGACTGCGAACCAGATAACCCAGCTAACCCACCACTGGTTTTAATCAATCCCACGATCACAAAGGTTAGCCGTGAAATTTGTATGGCGCAAGAGGGATGTTTGAGTATTCCAGGGGTTTACATGGATGTAAAGCGTCCGCAAGTTGTAGAAATTTCTTATAAAGATGAACACGGGCGTCCCCGGACATTAAAAGCTGGAGATTTACTTGGACGATGCATCCAGCATGAAATGGATCACCTCAACGGCGTGGTATTTGTAGATCGTGTAGAAAACTCTTTAGCTTTGACGCAAGAGCTATCTAAGCATGGATTTTCACATCAGGCTGTAAAACCAATAGATAGGGTGGTCCGCTAA